The Propionibacterium freudenreichii subsp. freudenreichii genome contains a region encoding:
- a CDS encoding ABC transporter permease — MLRQPRQLISAGIAILLGVAFVAATFVFSASLNAGMTKLVAGMVGDAKVAVSPSENTYTPVTPQQADTVSKVPGITRAKKIVQGSATLQVDGQDNRALISSQPDLSSETTLFEGTLAKGDGQVSISKSAADAYHLKLGDKVTLETFDNQTFDETVVGIINAGNDAVTQPLASWVFAPTEQAMAMASTNGYNLVLLYGNGDDTALRDAVQSAQGVSDAQLTVRTGQDEVKAAMKQMTGSTNSIQYVLLGFAAIALFVGIIVIANTFSILVAQRVRQLALLRCVGATRNQVFGMVFGEAALLGLVGSVAGILAGFGLAAALIPLASKGAQIPLAFSISPAAVIVPLVVGVLITLAASISPARKATRVAPLAAMRPELAVGKAKRLGIVRAIIGVLLVAGGAAMLAMGMVRAKPNSGMSGLVIAIGGGLLSFIGVLLVGRGLIPALARLIGTPLAKSSVSGDLAVGNTRRNPGRAAATANALLVGVTLITLLTVGASASQASLDRYLSATYPQDAVVSAVKSVDEQTLTRIKATDGVQDAALVPSTTADVSYGTTNTERKVDGVDNAAAHLTHFPQRYENLDDNTVRTSDTSLHDGETVTIKGTAGTTVQLTAKVSDDYAPTLIVSTTVLNKIDADAPDSAWVQYKAGANVNTVTTDLGKAIGNLGHSSIDSGAQARAQFGQMIDIVLAVAVGLLAVAVAIAVIGVANTLGLSVLERTQEIGLLRALGMTRRQVRSMISWEAVMIAVVAAALGLALGVAYGLIGAKVMLGSITSTPFVAGLPWVRLAAIGVIAVAAGWLASLIPASRANRISPSAALATE; from the coding sequence ATGCTGCGCCAGCCACGACAACTCATCAGCGCAGGCATCGCGATCCTGTTGGGGGTGGCCTTCGTGGCCGCCACCTTCGTGTTCAGCGCCTCGTTGAACGCCGGCATGACCAAGCTGGTCGCCGGCATGGTGGGCGACGCGAAGGTTGCCGTCAGCCCCTCGGAAAACACCTACACCCCGGTGACCCCGCAGCAGGCCGATACCGTCAGCAAGGTGCCGGGCATCACCCGTGCGAAGAAGATCGTGCAGGGCAGCGCCACCCTGCAGGTCGACGGCCAGGACAACCGGGCGCTGATCAGCTCGCAGCCCGACCTGAGCTCCGAGACCACGCTGTTCGAGGGCACGCTCGCCAAGGGTGATGGCCAGGTGAGCATCAGCAAGTCAGCCGCCGACGCCTATCACCTCAAGCTGGGCGACAAGGTGACGCTGGAGACCTTCGACAACCAGACCTTCGACGAGACCGTCGTCGGCATCATCAACGCCGGCAACGACGCGGTCACCCAGCCGCTCGCCAGCTGGGTCTTCGCCCCCACCGAGCAGGCCATGGCCATGGCGTCCACCAATGGCTACAACCTGGTGCTGCTCTACGGCAACGGCGACGACACCGCGCTGCGCGATGCGGTGCAGTCGGCCCAGGGCGTCTCGGACGCCCAGCTGACCGTGCGCACCGGGCAGGACGAGGTGAAGGCGGCCATGAAGCAGATGACCGGCAGCACCAACTCCATCCAGTACGTGCTGCTCGGCTTCGCCGCGATCGCCCTGTTCGTGGGCATCATCGTGATCGCCAACACCTTCTCGATCCTGGTGGCCCAACGCGTGCGCCAGCTGGCCCTGCTGCGCTGCGTGGGAGCAACCCGCAACCAGGTGTTCGGCATGGTCTTCGGTGAAGCCGCGCTCCTGGGCCTGGTCGGTTCCGTGGCAGGCATCCTGGCCGGCTTCGGCCTGGCCGCCGCGCTGATCCCGCTGGCCTCGAAGGGTGCGCAGATCCCGCTGGCGTTCTCCATTTCACCCGCAGCGGTGATCGTGCCGCTCGTGGTGGGCGTGCTCATCACCCTGGCCGCGTCGATCTCGCCGGCGCGCAAGGCCACGCGGGTGGCTCCCCTGGCCGCCATGCGTCCCGAACTGGCCGTCGGCAAGGCCAAGCGCCTGGGCATCGTGCGCGCCATCATCGGCGTGCTGCTGGTGGCCGGTGGTGCCGCGATGTTGGCCATGGGCATGGTGCGCGCCAAGCCCAACTCGGGCATGAGCGGACTGGTGATCGCCATCGGCGGCGGCCTGCTCAGCTTCATCGGCGTATTGCTGGTGGGTCGCGGCCTGATCCCCGCACTGGCCCGGCTCATTGGCACGCCGCTGGCCAAGTCGAGCGTGTCGGGTGACCTCGCGGTGGGCAACACCCGCCGCAATCCCGGACGCGCCGCGGCCACCGCCAATGCGCTGTTGGTGGGCGTGACGCTCATCACGCTGCTGACCGTCGGTGCCTCCGCGTCGCAGGCCAGCCTCGACCGTTATCTGTCGGCCACCTACCCGCAGGATGCGGTGGTGTCAGCCGTCAAGAGCGTCGACGAGCAGACCCTGACCAGGATCAAGGCCACCGATGGCGTGCAGGACGCCGCCCTGGTGCCCAGCACCACCGCCGATGTGAGCTATGGCACCACGAACACCGAGCGCAAGGTGGATGGCGTTGACAACGCCGCCGCGCACCTGACGCACTTCCCCCAGCGCTACGAGAACCTGGACGACAACACCGTCCGCACCTCCGACACGAGCCTCCACGATGGCGAGACGGTGACCATCAAGGGCACCGCCGGCACCACGGTGCAGCTCACCGCCAAGGTGTCCGACGACTACGCCCCGACGTTGATCGTCAGCACCACCGTGCTGAACAAGATCGACGCCGATGCCCCCGACAGTGCCTGGGTGCAGTACAAGGCGGGCGCGAACGTGAACACCGTGACCACCGACCTGGGCAAGGCGATCGGCAACCTGGGACATTCGTCCATCGACAGCGGCGCCCAGGCACGTGCCCAGTTCGGGCAGATGATCGACATCGTCCTGGCCGTGGCCGTGGGCCTGTTGGCGGTGGCCGTGGCGATCGCCGTGATCGGTGTGGCCAACACATTGGGGTTGTCGGTGCTGGAGCGCACTCAGGAAATCGGCCTGTTGCGGGCGCTGGGCATGACCCGCCGCCAGGTGCGGTCAATGATCAGCTGGGAGGCGGTGATGATCGCCGTGGTTGCCGCGGCGCTCGGCCTGGCTCTCGGCGTGGCCTATGGCCTGATCGGCGCGAAGGTCATGCTTGGCTCCATCACCAGCACCCCGTTCGTG
- a CDS encoding ABC transporter ATP-binding protein encodes MTTMTQPTTAAVRTVHLTKIYGQGDTQVTALDDVSVEFIRGQFTAIMGPSGSGKSTLMHCAAGLDTPTSGQVFIGQVDATSLSDTNLTLLRRERVGFVFQAFNLLPTMTAEQNILLPLKLAHSKPDRQWLDTIVKVLGLQDRLSHRPAELSGGQQQRVAVARALITRPEVIFADEPTGALDSAASNELLDFLSRSVHELGQTIVMVTHDAHAAGFSDRVLRLADGRIVSDEPVNHPVAGQTPVPTTGFTAGAVAGATNYAPAPSTPPQMPTPQMPNPQMPPPQMPAPQAPAATPQRPDDANGTGLKRQAGDA; translated from the coding sequence ATGACGACCATGACGCAGCCGACAACGGCCGCGGTGCGCACCGTGCACCTCACGAAGATCTACGGGCAGGGTGACACACAGGTGACCGCCCTGGACGATGTGAGCGTCGAGTTCATCCGCGGCCAGTTCACCGCCATCATGGGCCCCTCCGGTTCGGGCAAGTCGACGCTGATGCACTGTGCTGCCGGCCTCGACACCCCCACCAGTGGACAGGTGTTCATCGGCCAGGTGGACGCCACCTCGCTGAGCGACACCAACCTCACGCTGTTGCGGCGCGAACGCGTCGGATTCGTGTTCCAGGCGTTCAACCTGCTGCCCACGATGACCGCCGAGCAGAACATCCTGCTGCCGCTCAAGCTGGCCCACAGCAAGCCCGACAGGCAATGGCTCGACACGATCGTGAAGGTGCTCGGCCTGCAGGACCGGCTCAGCCATCGTCCCGCCGAGCTGTCGGGCGGCCAGCAGCAGCGCGTCGCCGTCGCACGCGCACTCATCACGCGTCCCGAGGTGATCTTCGCCGATGAGCCCACCGGCGCCCTCGATTCCGCCGCCAGCAATGAGCTGCTGGACTTCCTGTCGCGCAGCGTCCATGAGTTGGGCCAGACCATCGTGATGGTTACCCACGACGCGCACGCCGCCGGCTTCTCCGACCGCGTGCTGCGCCTGGCCGACGGACGCATCGTCTCCGACGAGCCGGTGAACCACCCGGTGGCCGGGCAGACCCCCGTGCCGACCACCGGCTTCACCGCCGGCGCCGTCGCGGGTGCCACGAACTATGCGCCGGCGCCGTCGACTCCCCCGCAGATGCCGACCCCGCAGATGCCCAATCCCCAGATGCCACCGCCCCAGATGCCTGCCCCGCAGGCGCCGGCGGCCACCCCGCAGCGCCCCGACGACGCCAACGGCACCGGACTCAAGCGCCAGGCCGGTGACGCCTGA
- a CDS encoding response regulator, whose protein sequence is MPDEPIRLLLADDQEMVRVGFRMVLDSQPDMTVVAEAPNGRDAVDAVLRAAPGQAPDVALMDIRMPVLDGVAATSEIVAGSDTRVLILTTFDLDEYVYSALQAGASGFLLKDAGPTELLAAIRAVASGDSVVAPSATRRLLERFVPTLPTAQSGGDTKKRLEALTDREREVLTLVGQGLNNTEIAETLFLGGATVKTHIGHILAKLELRDRVHMVVFAYDAGLVHPRG, encoded by the coding sequence ATGCCCGATGAGCCGATCCGGCTGCTGCTGGCCGACGACCAGGAGATGGTGCGGGTGGGATTCCGCATGGTGCTCGACTCCCAACCCGATATGACCGTGGTCGCCGAGGCCCCCAATGGCCGCGACGCCGTCGATGCGGTGCTGCGGGCCGCACCCGGACAGGCCCCCGACGTCGCCCTGATGGACATCCGGATGCCCGTGCTCGACGGGGTGGCCGCCACCAGCGAGATCGTGGCCGGCAGCGACACCCGCGTGCTGATCCTCACCACCTTCGACCTCGACGAATATGTCTATTCGGCGCTGCAGGCCGGCGCCTCGGGCTTCCTGCTGAAGGACGCCGGACCCACCGAGCTGCTGGCCGCCATCCGGGCCGTGGCCTCGGGCGACTCCGTGGTGGCACCCAGCGCCACCCGACGCCTGCTTGAGCGCTTCGTGCCCACGCTGCCCACTGCCCAGTCGGGGGGCGACACCAAGAAGCGGCTGGAGGCGCTGACCGACCGCGAGCGCGAGGTGCTCACGCTGGTGGGCCAGGGGCTCAACAACACCGAGATCGCCGAGACGCTGTTCCTGGGCGGCGCCACCGTGAAGACCCATATCGGCCACATCCTGGCCAAGCTGGAGCTGCGCGACCGGGTGCACATGGTGGTCTTCGCCTACGACGCCGGCCTGGTGCACCCGCGCGGCTGA
- a CDS encoding sensor histidine kinase yields the protein MPRVKQVSDWFGAHPMFADSVWAGLIGIASLVATANLNSRWVHISPVPTLEVLSIVWALSFAIPMIWRRTRPVLACWLLLIPHVVQLVVTSQPMPGNITVIMMMYAVAVHGSQRAGRIWLGVGILAAAAAGLRWSYQGNGLEQFLTVAIFNFLGLSALVLASWLLGAFNRERHATVASLRDRAEALERERDRFAELAAEQERSRISREMHDVVAHSLSVIVVQTDGIRYALDQPGDPAAQVEQARGALDTIGQTARTALRDTRALVGALRDGESVEMAPQPQLDDIPQLVASTANSGLPVELTIDGDPAWHAPLGPAQQAAAYRIVQESLTNVIKHAGPGAQAWVRLIHDPSGLTIWVRDDGQGTLDNDGLGHGLIGMRERVASSHGTLTARNRLDGGFEVIATLPVGDQSAAAQAAGPRPDTHRRGNDNGRRGEDNAR from the coding sequence GTGCCCAGGGTGAAACAGGTCAGCGACTGGTTCGGGGCCCATCCCATGTTCGCCGACTCGGTATGGGCCGGCCTGATCGGCATTGCGAGCCTGGTGGCCACCGCCAACCTCAACAGCCGGTGGGTCCACATCAGCCCCGTGCCGACGTTGGAGGTCCTCTCCATCGTGTGGGCCCTCTCTTTCGCCATCCCGATGATCTGGCGGCGCACCCGTCCCGTGCTGGCCTGTTGGCTGCTGCTGATCCCCCATGTGGTGCAGCTGGTGGTCACCTCGCAACCGATGCCGGGCAACATCACGGTGATCATGATGATGTATGCCGTGGCGGTGCACGGCTCGCAGCGCGCCGGACGCATCTGGCTGGGCGTCGGAATCCTCGCCGCGGCGGCCGCCGGGCTGCGGTGGAGCTATCAGGGCAACGGCCTCGAACAGTTCCTGACCGTCGCCATCTTCAACTTCCTCGGCCTGTCGGCCTTGGTGCTCGCCAGCTGGCTGCTGGGGGCCTTCAACCGGGAACGCCATGCCACCGTGGCATCCTTGCGTGACCGCGCCGAGGCCCTGGAACGCGAACGCGACCGCTTTGCCGAGCTGGCCGCCGAGCAGGAGCGCTCCCGCATCTCACGCGAGATGCACGACGTGGTGGCCCACTCCCTCAGCGTGATCGTGGTGCAGACCGACGGGATTCGCTACGCGCTCGACCAACCCGGCGACCCTGCCGCCCAGGTGGAACAGGCCCGCGGCGCTCTCGACACCATCGGACAGACGGCCCGCACCGCGTTACGCGACACCCGCGCCCTGGTGGGCGCGCTGCGCGACGGCGAGAGCGTCGAGATGGCGCCCCAACCCCAACTCGACGACATCCCCCAGCTGGTGGCGTCCACGGCGAACTCCGGGCTGCCCGTCGAGCTCACGATCGACGGCGACCCCGCATGGCACGCCCCGCTCGGCCCCGCCCAGCAAGCGGCCGCCTACCGCATCGTGCAGGAGTCACTGACCAATGTGATCAAGCACGCCGGACCCGGCGCACAGGCCTGGGTGCGCCTCATCCACGACCCGTCCGGACTCACCATCTGGGTGCGCGATGACGGCCAGGGCACCCTGGACAATGATGGCCTGGGGCACGGCCTGATCGGCATGCGCGAACGCGTCGCCTCGTCGCACGGCACGCTGACGGCGCGCAATCGCCTCGACGGCGGGTTCGAGGTGATCGCTACGCTGCCGGTGGGCGATCAATCCGCCGCCGCCCAGGCGGCAGGTCCACGCCCGGACACGCATCGCAGGGGGAACGACAATGGTCGCAGGGGAGAAGACAATGCCCGATGA
- a CDS encoding class F sortase: MTTQRHATRRPRRLVALVAALVALVLVAAGAVLVVRSLNASRDAPRDMAGNPVRFAPGNTPAPSTIDQMQVRDADSGRLQVPSVGLDVPLGSMLAVDNVVNPPGFTQAYWVRNVGVAPADATSGTVYVVSHSVSRGRAPGNYLLNVDKGSSAVNPGDLIDVDGHDYIAQSWRAVGKTQLPAAQDLWDAVPGRLVLITCLEQPDGSSPDNLVVVAQLR, translated from the coding sequence ATGACAACCCAACGGCATGCCACGCGCCGGCCCCGTCGGCTCGTGGCCCTGGTGGCGGCACTCGTCGCCCTGGTGCTCGTGGCGGCAGGCGCGGTGCTGGTGGTGCGTTCGCTCAATGCGTCGCGTGACGCGCCACGCGACATGGCCGGCAATCCGGTGCGCTTCGCGCCGGGCAATACCCCGGCCCCCTCGACAATCGACCAGATGCAGGTGCGCGACGCCGATTCGGGGCGCCTGCAGGTGCCCTCGGTGGGGTTGGACGTGCCCCTGGGCTCGATGCTGGCCGTCGACAATGTGGTCAATCCCCCGGGCTTCACGCAGGCCTATTGGGTGCGCAATGTGGGCGTGGCGCCCGCCGACGCGACCAGCGGCACGGTCTATGTGGTGAGCCATTCGGTGAGCAGGGGCCGCGCGCCGGGCAACTACCTGCTCAATGTGGACAAGGGCAGTTCGGCGGTGAACCCCGGCGACCTGATCGACGTGGACGGCCACGACTACATCGCCCAGTCGTGGCGGGCGGTCGGCAAGACGCAGCTTCCCGCGGCACAGGACCTGTGGGACGCCGTGCCCGGACGCCTGGTGCTCATCACCTGCCTCGAGCAGCCCGACGGCAGCTCCCCGGACAACCTCGTGGTGGTCGCCCAGCTGCGGTGA